A single region of the Bacteroides luhongzhouii genome encodes:
- a CDS encoding TolC family protein, protein MKKEILVAISVAGILFGLSVSLAAQEKLSLAQCREMALKYNKDMAAANKQTEAARLMSLSYKANFFPNFTANGTGVYSTADGSLGVPGGNLPVFLPNPATGELVSSGFAYFPGLNLDYKVGTVYSGGIQVEQPLYMGGKIRAAYKMSLLGKEMAHLNEVLTTSEVILNTDKAYVQLVKAKEMRKVAEKYHALLTELSKNVESAHRHGMKPQNDVLKVQVKLNESELSLRKADNALRLASMNLCHYIGRPLTTRIDISDDFPEVEKEWKVQVSDITARPEYGILNKQIAIAEQEVRLNRSELLPRIGVRGSYDYLHGLEVNDETLMKKGAFSVFLNVSVPLFHFGERTNKVKSAKVKLEQVRLEQENANEKMLLELMQAANNLDESRLETELSERSLEQAEENMKVSGKQYEVGLETLSDYLEAQVLWQQAYQTKVDAHFQLYVNYVAYLKAAGQLQ, encoded by the coding sequence ATGAAAAAAGAAATTCTTGTAGCCATTAGTGTAGCGGGTATATTGTTCGGCCTGTCGGTTTCTCTTGCCGCGCAAGAAAAACTAAGTCTGGCGCAATGCCGTGAAATGGCACTGAAATATAATAAGGATATGGCTGCCGCTAATAAACAGACGGAAGCTGCCCGATTGATGTCTCTTAGTTATAAAGCCAATTTCTTTCCTAATTTTACAGCCAACGGAACAGGTGTTTATAGCACAGCGGATGGAAGTCTCGGAGTTCCGGGAGGAAACCTTCCGGTTTTCCTGCCCAATCCTGCCACCGGAGAACTGGTATCGAGTGGTTTCGCTTATTTTCCCGGACTGAATCTGGACTATAAAGTCGGAACTGTTTATTCGGGTGGTATACAAGTGGAACAGCCTCTTTATATGGGTGGAAAAATCCGTGCTGCCTATAAGATGTCACTGTTGGGAAAAGAAATGGCACACTTGAATGAAGTTTTGACTACTTCGGAAGTTATTCTGAATACGGATAAGGCATACGTGCAGTTAGTGAAAGCGAAGGAAATGAGAAAAGTTGCGGAAAAATATCATGCCTTACTGACGGAACTTTCCAAAAATGTAGAGAGTGCTCACCGGCATGGCATGAAACCGCAGAATGATGTGCTGAAAGTGCAAGTGAAGCTCAATGAGAGTGAACTCTCTTTGCGAAAGGCTGATAATGCCCTCCGTCTTGCAAGTATGAATCTCTGTCATTACATCGGACGCCCTTTGACGACGCGGATTGATATATCTGATGATTTTCCGGAAGTGGAGAAGGAGTGGAAAGTGCAGGTTTCTGACATTACCGCCCGTCCCGAATATGGAATCTTGAACAAACAAATAGCCATTGCCGAGCAGGAGGTAAGGCTGAATCGTAGTGAACTGTTACCGCGTATCGGTGTCAGAGGTAGTTATGATTATCTTCATGGGTTGGAAGTCAATGATGAAACTTTGATGAAAAAGGGTGCTTTTTCTGTATTCCTGAATGTTTCTGTCCCTCTGTTTCATTTTGGCGAACGTACCAATAAAGTAAAGTCTGCCAAAGTGAAGTTGGAGCAAGTCCGTCTTGAACAGGAAAATGCCAATGAAAAAATGTTGCTGGAATTGATGCAGGCTGCCAATAATCTGGATGAGTCCCGGCTGGAAACGGAGCTTTCCGAGCGTTCGCTGGAACAAGCAGAGGAGAATATGAAAGTCAGTGGTAAACAATATGAAGTGGGGCTGGAAACACTTTCGGATTATCTGGAAGCGCAAGTGCTCTGGCAGCAGGCTTATCAGACGAAAGTGGATGCTCATTTCCAATTGTATGTGAATTATGTGGCTTATTTGAAAGCGGCGGGACAACTGCAGTGA
- a CDS encoding efflux RND transporter permease subunit yields MIDISKWAFENKKLIYFLIAVLIVGGAYSSYEMSKLEDPEITVKLAMVVTTYPGASAHQVELEVTDVLEKNIRSMGNIDNVESYSYNDLSLIQVELKTTVKETDVEQCWDLLRRKVANAQAELPEGASPSIVKDDFGNVYGMFFALTGDGLSDRELSDYSELVKREVSELDGVERVDLYGKRPECINISLLQDRMANLGVKPAEVLATLNGQNQTTYTGYYDNGDNRIRVTVSDKFKTVEDIGRMLIQGHDADQLRLSDIARIEKDYEDPTRNELFYDRQRAIGIMVAASPDADIIKVGHRVEKKLEQLKAERLPAGVECHKVFYQPERVGTSLGTFILNLIESVIIVVVILMIAMGFKSGVIIGISLVVTVFGSFLFLYFMDGTMQRVSLASFVLAMGMLVDNAIVIIDGILVDLKAGKSRMEAMTAIGRQTAMPLLGATLIAIIAFLPIFMSPDTAGVYTRDLFIVLAVSLLLSWVLALVHVPLMADRILHPEISAATTAVGKRVYEGKIYAVLRSLLKFSLAHRWSFVFTMIALVLLSAFSYRFMKQGFFPDMVYDQLYMEYKLPEGTNSTRVARDLEEIETYLKKRPEVTHVTASIGGTPARYNLVRNVANPSLSYGELIIDFTSPDDLVDNMAEIQQYLSQHYPDAYVKMNRYNLMFKKYPIEAQFTGPDPAVLHQLADSARKIMENCQDVYLITTDWEPQIPVLTIEYDQPAARAIGLSRNDVSLSLLTATSGIPIGSFYEGIHKDNIYLRCLDEHGNPIENLDNTQIFSSLPSLNGLLTQEMMMKLKTGTLSKDELVETLMGTTPLKQISKRIDVKWEDPVVPRYNGQRSQRVQCSPVPGVETEKARQSIATQIEQIPLPDGYQLQWQGERNASTKSMQYLFKNFPFAIILMISILIMLFKDYRKPVIIFCTIPLVFVGVVAVMLLTGKTFNFVAIVGTLGLIGMIIKNGIVLMDEITLQINQGVEPVTALIDSSQSRLRPVMMASLTTILGMIPLLPDAMFGSLAASIMGGLLFGTLITLLFIPILYALFFHIKKTDK; encoded by the coding sequence ATGATTGATATTAGTAAATGGGCGTTTGAAAACAAGAAGTTAATCTACTTCCTGATTGCCGTACTGATTGTAGGAGGAGCCTATTCCAGTTATGAAATGAGTAAACTGGAAGATCCTGAAATAACGGTAAAGCTCGCAATGGTAGTCACTACCTATCCCGGCGCGTCTGCACATCAGGTAGAGTTGGAAGTGACGGATGTGCTGGAGAAGAATATCCGCTCTATGGGGAATATAGATAATGTGGAAAGTTATTCCTACAATGATCTCTCTTTGATTCAGGTAGAACTGAAAACGACTGTCAAAGAGACGGACGTAGAGCAATGCTGGGATTTGTTGCGTCGTAAGGTGGCGAACGCACAGGCAGAACTTCCCGAAGGTGCCAGTCCTTCTATTGTAAAAGATGATTTCGGCAATGTCTACGGAATGTTTTTCGCTTTGACGGGCGACGGGCTTTCCGACAGGGAACTGTCTGATTATTCAGAACTGGTGAAACGTGAAGTCAGCGAACTGGATGGGGTGGAGCGCGTTGACTTATACGGTAAACGTCCTGAATGTATTAACATCTCTCTCCTGCAAGACCGGATGGCCAACTTGGGTGTGAAACCCGCCGAAGTGCTAGCCACATTGAACGGGCAGAACCAAACTACTTATACTGGTTATTATGATAATGGCGATAATCGTATCCGGGTGACAGTCAGTGATAAGTTTAAGACGGTAGAGGATATTGGTCGTATGCTGATTCAGGGGCATGATGCCGATCAGTTGCGGTTGAGCGACATAGCCCGTATTGAGAAGGATTATGAAGATCCTACCCGCAACGAATTGTTTTATGACCGCCAGCGTGCGATAGGAATCATGGTGGCTGCTTCTCCGGATGCCGACATTATCAAAGTGGGGCATCGGGTGGAAAAGAAACTGGAGCAACTAAAGGCTGAACGTCTTCCGGCAGGAGTAGAGTGTCATAAGGTTTTCTATCAGCCGGAACGCGTAGGCACTTCGTTGGGGACGTTCATTCTTAATCTGATAGAATCCGTGATTATCGTAGTTGTTATTCTGATGATTGCTATGGGATTCAAGAGCGGGGTGATTATCGGTATCAGCCTGGTAGTGACGGTATTTGGTTCCTTCCTGTTCCTTTATTTTATGGATGGTACGATGCAGCGTGTTTCATTGGCCTCGTTCGTGCTTGCGATGGGGATGCTGGTGGATAACGCGATTGTTATCATCGACGGTATTTTGGTAGATTTGAAAGCCGGGAAGAGCCGGATGGAAGCAATGACTGCCATCGGACGGCAGACAGCGATGCCTCTGCTGGGAGCTACTCTGATTGCCATCATCGCTTTTCTTCCTATCTTCATGTCGCCTGATACGGCAGGTGTCTATACGCGCGATTTGTTTATTGTACTCGCTGTTTCCCTGTTGCTTAGCTGGGTGCTGGCTTTGGTGCACGTTCCGTTGATGGCTGACCGGATTCTGCATCCGGAAATCTCTGCGGCAACTACTGCTGTCGGAAAGCGTGTGTATGAAGGGAAGATTTATGCCGTGCTCCGTTCATTGTTGAAATTCAGCCTGGCGCATCGTTGGAGTTTTGTGTTTACAATGATTGCTTTGGTTTTGCTTTCGGCTTTCAGTTATCGTTTTATGAAACAGGGCTTTTTCCCGGATATGGTCTACGACCAGCTTTATATGGAATATAAATTGCCGGAAGGAACTAACTCCACTCGCGTGGCCCGTGACTTGGAGGAAATCGAAACTTACCTGAAAAAGCGTCCGGAAGTCACACACGTCACTGCTTCCATCGGTGGTACTCCTGCCCGTTATAACTTGGTACGTAACGTAGCCAATCCTTCCTTATCTTACGGTGAACTGATTATCGACTTCACCTCTCCCGACGATTTGGTGGATAACATGGCGGAAATTCAACAATATCTTTCGCAACATTATCCGGATGCTTACGTAAAGATGAATCGTTACAACCTGATGTTCAAAAAATACCCCATTGAAGCGCAATTTACCGGTCCTGATCCTGCTGTTTTGCATCAGTTGGCGGATAGTGCCCGCAAGATTATGGAGAATTGCCAGGATGTTTACCTGATTACCACGGACTGGGAACCACAAATCCCGGTACTGACTATCGAATATGACCAGCCTGCGGCACGTGCTATCGGATTGAGCCGGAATGATGTAAGCCTTTCTTTACTGACAGCTACCAGTGGTATCCCTATCGGGTCCTTCTACGAAGGTATTCACAAAGATAATATCTACTTGCGTTGTCTGGACGAACACGGAAATCCGATTGAAAACCTGGACAATACGCAGATATTCTCGTCTCTTCCTTCTCTGAACGGTTTGCTGACACAGGAAATGATGATGAAGCTGAAGACAGGAACACTATCAAAAGATGAACTGGTGGAAACGTTGATGGGAACAACTCCGTTAAAACAAATCAGTAAGCGGATTGATGTGAAGTGGGAAGATCCGGTGGTTCCCCGTTATAACGGACAGCGCAGCCAACGGGTGCAATGTTCTCCTGTTCCGGGGGTAGAAACGGAGAAGGCACGGCAATCCATTGCCACACAGATTGAACAGATTCCGTTGCCTGACGGATACCAGCTTCAATGGCAAGGCGAGAGGAACGCCAGTACAAAGTCAATGCAATATCTGTTCAAGAACTTTCCGTTTGCTATCATTCTGATGATTTCTATTCTGATTATGCTGTTCAAAGATTACCGGAAACCGGTTATCATCTTCTGTACTATTCCGTTGGTGTTTGTCGGTGTTGTTGCCGTAATGCTGCTTACCGGGAAGACATTCAACTTTGTGGCTATCGTCGGTACATTGGGATTGATCGGTATGATTATCAAGAACGGTATTGTTTTGATGGATGAGATCACTTTGCAAATTAATCAGGGAGTAGAACCTGTGACGGCATTGATAGACAGTTCGCAGAGCCGTCTCCGTCCCGTGATGATGGCTTCGCTGACTACGATTTTGGGAATGATTCCATTGCTGCCGGATGCCATGTTCGGTTCGCTGGCAGCTTCTATCATGGGTGGGTTATTGTTCGGCACGTTGATAACGTTGCTTTTTATCCCGATTTTGTATGCATTATTCTTTCATATAAAAAAGACAGACAAATGA
- a CDS encoding efflux RND transporter periplasmic adaptor subunit: MRRLDFLLTGFLAVLLTSCGQRVQNTDSKPAVKIDTVLSADRQIALQFPGRVKAAQDISLSFRVSGTIQYMHVNDGAYVRKGQLLAELDPTDYQIQLDAAEAEYQSVKAEAERVMALYKENVTTPDANDKAVYGLRQITAKYNHAKDQLAYTRLYAPFSGYIQKRLFDSHETVAAGMPVVSIISEGSPEVEINLPAVEYIRRQQFTRYYCTFDIYPHQRYALELISVTPKANANQLYTMRLQLKKEDKQAVPSPGMNTMVTIECSEGDACNLSVPGGAILRENGRTSILLYDASSHVVRRCDVTVTRLLSDGRCLITSDKVNPGDLVVASGVHHVKEGEQVEPLLPATETNVGGLL, translated from the coding sequence ATGAGACGATTAGACTTCTTATTAACAGGATTTTTAGCAGTTCTGTTGACTTCGTGTGGGCAACGTGTACAAAACACAGACAGTAAGCCGGCAGTGAAGATTGATACCGTACTTTCTGCCGACAGACAAATAGCTTTGCAGTTTCCGGGACGGGTGAAAGCGGCACAGGATATAAGTCTGTCCTTCCGGGTGAGTGGTACTATTCAGTATATGCATGTAAATGACGGTGCTTATGTGCGTAAAGGGCAATTATTGGCCGAATTGGATCCGACGGATTATCAGATTCAGTTGGATGCGGCAGAAGCAGAATATCAAAGTGTGAAAGCGGAGGCGGAACGGGTGATGGCGCTTTATAAGGAAAATGTGACGACACCGGATGCTAACGATAAGGCCGTGTACGGATTGAGGCAGATTACCGCTAAATATAATCATGCTAAAGACCAGTTGGCATACACCCGTTTGTATGCTCCTTTTAGCGGATATATACAGAAACGTCTTTTTGATTCCCATGAAACAGTAGCTGCCGGCATGCCCGTCGTTTCCATCATCAGTGAGGGAAGCCCGGAAGTGGAAATTAATCTTCCGGCAGTGGAATATATTCGTCGACAGCAGTTTACCCGCTACTATTGTACATTCGATATTTATCCTCATCAAAGATATGCTTTGGAACTGATTAGTGTCACCCCTAAGGCAAATGCCAATCAGTTGTACACCATGCGGCTTCAACTGAAAAAAGAAGATAAGCAGGCAGTTCCATCGCCCGGCATGAATACAATGGTGACTATCGAATGCAGTGAAGGAGATGCGTGTAACCTGTCGGTTCCCGGTGGAGCGATTCTTCGTGAGAACGGGCGTACGAGTATCTTGCTTTATGATGCTTCCAGTCATGTTGTCCGCCGTTGTGATGTGACCGTCACTCGTCTGCTTAGTGACGGTAGGTGCCTGATTACTTCAGACAAAGTGAATCCCGGTGATTTGGTTGTCGCTTCGGGAGTACACCATGTAAAAGAGGGAGAACAGGTGGAACCGCTTCTTCCGGCTACTGAAACCAATGTGGGAGGACTGTTATGA
- a CDS encoding AraC family transcriptional regulator: MEPLMPFKYVIISPEDTSMKEGCIISEFNQCGLFLCQKGQAEILLGGRPYQINKRNLFIYTAANLLQIRQRSADLEGIMIEVDLDYVIPIVNKVANSENLLYLRENPCLSLSEEQYTFVENLLKSVEKRINRENICNSSRQKQYLISELIKSWGQVICYELLNIYFNNEPQTPLPQDKKDRIFQNFMITLYRYYHQERDVTFYANKQCLSARYFSSVIKEKSGSSALQWIIQNVITEAKYLLDNTDLSIKEIATKLNFPTQSFFGKYFKQYVGISPKEYRNKKIGLLPS; the protein is encoded by the coding sequence ATGGAACCACTGATGCCATTCAAGTATGTTATAATATCTCCAGAAGATACTTCCATGAAAGAAGGATGCATTATTTCCGAATTCAACCAATGCGGACTTTTCCTCTGCCAGAAAGGACAGGCAGAAATCCTGTTGGGAGGTAGGCCATACCAGATTAACAAAAGGAATCTTTTCATATATACTGCAGCCAACCTTCTACAGATACGCCAAAGAAGCGCAGACCTGGAAGGAATCATGATAGAGGTCGATCTGGATTATGTCATACCAATAGTAAACAAAGTAGCCAACTCGGAGAACTTGCTTTATTTGCGGGAAAATCCCTGTCTGTCGCTTTCCGAAGAGCAATATACATTTGTAGAGAACTTACTCAAATCTGTAGAAAAACGAATTAACAGGGAGAATATCTGTAACAGTTCCCGACAGAAACAATATTTAATTTCTGAATTAATCAAATCCTGGGGACAAGTGATATGCTATGAGTTATTAAATATCTATTTCAACAACGAACCGCAAACACCACTACCACAAGATAAAAAGGATAGGATTTTCCAAAATTTCATGATTACCCTCTATCGATATTATCATCAGGAACGGGATGTTACTTTCTATGCAAACAAGCAATGTCTGTCTGCCCGATATTTTTCTTCCGTCATCAAGGAGAAATCAGGGAGCAGTGCTTTGCAGTGGATTATACAGAATGTCATTACAGAAGCCAAATATCTGCTCGATAATACCGATTTAAGTATTAAGGAAATAGCGACCAAGCTCAACTTCCCCACACAATCATTCTTCGGAAAATATTTCAAGCAGTATGTCGGCATATCTCCTAAAGAATATCGGAACAAAAAGATAGGACTGTTGCCTTCTTGA
- a CDS encoding hybrid sensor histidine kinase/response regulator transcription factor yields MYKKYIPFLLLLISTLAFGQNIHFQAIGVENGISQPTVTSIYQDEFGIIWIGTKDGLNRYNGTDFHIFRPIENDENSLYNNNIGTICGDKNGHIYIRCKYAVVEYDIRKNIFHTIRNNNIQAIDYGNSQLWVCTRDSLFTYNRTEDKLEYYYHLDSARISCITEDHEGNLYVGTMNKGLYMIDSNKKWLNYLPEKDITCIYEDSKKNIWVGTKDDGLFRLDRNGVQINYKDGPYKNRLSSNYIRCIVEDNWGNYWIGTFKGLDKLDIVNNITHYSEDNKPYSLSNSSIICMMKDQQGTFWIGTYYGGINLFNPDYEIYTYYYPDESQKGKLTSPFAGRMKEDSKGGIWIATEGGGVNYLDRKTKSFIEYKHSNQSNSLASNTIQALYLDEKNQILWIGTLKGGLDKLNLKTQKFTNYRHVPGKKNTLINDIIRKIIPYKGNLLLATHNGIGLFNPETGECTKLLTDSKLNNRQIIDMHLDKHNNLWFSYYLGLVKYNIATHKRDEYFVPNTSEKVIGSNLINVLFEDKKGNIWAGSSGDGIFLYQPETNTFKSFNSQNSDLINDYILDINESLSGYLLIASNQGFSRFDMENERFYNYNKQNGFPMTALNPYGLFVAHDNEIFLSGPKMMISFFEKELNSYVKPYQLNFTSLEVNNKLILPNDGSGILSESILYQPQITLNHNHSIITVNFSLSNYVSVLRNRIYYKLEGFDKEWMSAGYRKGITYTNLNPGKYKLIIKSSEEYSGRESICKEIDIVIKPPLYKSTWAYCLYGIIIIISIYIIVSFYSSKLKLRASLEYEKKEKKQIEELNQSKLRFFTNISHEFRTPLTLIVSQLEMLMERNDIQPLVYGKLVGIHRNTLRMKRLITELLDFRKQEQGFEKFKYSKQDIYSFLDEIYLSFKEYARGKQIIFEYFNKDRSLDVWFDVVQLEKVIYNLLSNAFKYTPLGGTVSLSVQEYENSVMILISDTGIGIAEENLNKIFDRFYQVDSLDNQKGTGIGLALAKSIIEAHKGKIGARSREGKGTTFVVELPLGDSHISVSQKVETPDIDSYCISLLKMDDEKITEEIPEDENFDRMEEPSSKILIVEDNEELRELLVRLFSKVYSVYEAQDGEEGFEKTKEVQPDIVLSDIMMPKMSGIEMCRMIKSNFETSHIPVILLTAQTAEEFTIQGLKMGADDYITKPFNVKHLFMRCNNLVNGRKLLQKKYAKQMDNNVDILATNGADQQFMEQCVICIEQNIDNPNFDVNMFAQALNIGRTKLFLKLKGITGQTPNDFILNVRLKKAQMLLIQSDTKTISEIAYEVGFNSPSYFIKRFRELFGITPAQFQKGEEKKGSE; encoded by the coding sequence ATGTATAAGAAGTATATTCCATTTCTTTTATTATTAATTTCTACTCTTGCGTTTGGACAAAATATACACTTCCAAGCGATCGGAGTAGAAAATGGCATTTCACAACCCACAGTCACGTCTATTTATCAAGATGAATTCGGTATTATCTGGATAGGAACCAAAGATGGTCTGAATCGATATAACGGTACTGATTTCCATATATTCCGCCCGATTGAGAATGATGAAAACAGCTTGTACAATAATAACATAGGCACTATCTGTGGCGATAAAAACGGTCATATTTATATCCGTTGCAAATATGCTGTAGTAGAATATGATATTAGGAAAAACATTTTCCATACTATCCGTAATAACAATATCCAGGCCATTGACTACGGTAACTCCCAGTTATGGGTTTGTACGAGAGATTCATTGTTTACATACAACCGAACAGAAGATAAACTAGAGTATTATTACCACCTGGACAGTGCACGCATATCATGCATTACTGAAGATCATGAGGGCAATTTATATGTAGGAACGATGAATAAAGGCTTGTACATGATAGATAGTAATAAGAAATGGCTTAATTATCTTCCCGAGAAAGATATAACCTGTATTTATGAAGACTCCAAAAAGAATATTTGGGTAGGAACTAAGGATGACGGACTTTTCCGCCTGGACAGAAATGGCGTACAAATCAACTATAAAGACGGACCTTATAAAAACAGACTTTCCAGCAATTATATCCGTTGTATCGTTGAAGACAACTGGGGCAATTATTGGATAGGCACTTTTAAAGGTTTGGACAAACTGGATATCGTCAACAATATTACTCATTACAGTGAAGACAACAAGCCTTATAGCCTAAGCAATTCTTCCATCATTTGTATGATGAAAGATCAGCAAGGCACTTTCTGGATAGGTACCTACTACGGTGGAATCAACCTTTTTAATCCCGATTATGAAATCTATACTTACTATTATCCCGATGAATCACAAAAAGGTAAATTGACATCCCCTTTTGCCGGAAGAATGAAAGAGGACTCCAAAGGTGGTATTTGGATTGCAACAGAAGGTGGAGGAGTGAATTATCTCGATAGAAAGACCAAAAGCTTTATCGAATATAAACACAGTAATCAAAGTAATTCACTTGCATCCAATACAATTCAGGCTTTATATCTGGATGAAAAGAATCAGATACTATGGATAGGAACGTTAAAAGGTGGATTGGATAAGTTAAACTTGAAAACACAGAAGTTTACCAACTACAGACATGTTCCCGGAAAAAAGAACACATTGATTAATGATATAATCCGGAAAATTATTCCATATAAAGGGAACTTGCTACTGGCTACCCACAACGGCATCGGTTTATTTAATCCGGAAACCGGAGAGTGTACCAAACTATTAACGGATAGCAAACTCAACAACAGGCAAATCATTGATATGCATCTCGACAAGCATAACAATTTGTGGTTTTCCTATTATCTGGGACTGGTAAAGTATAATATAGCGACTCATAAACGGGATGAATATTTTGTTCCCAACACTTCCGAAAAAGTCATAGGAAGCAACCTTATAAACGTACTTTTTGAAGATAAAAAAGGGAATATATGGGCTGGTTCTTCCGGAGACGGGATATTTTTATATCAACCTGAAACAAATACATTCAAATCGTTCAACTCACAAAATTCAGATTTGATTAACGATTATATTCTGGATATAAACGAATCTCTTTCCGGTTATCTTTTGATAGCAAGTAATCAGGGTTTTTCCCGGTTTGACATGGAAAACGAACGTTTTTATAACTACAACAAACAAAATGGTTTTCCGATGACAGCATTGAATCCTTACGGATTGTTTGTCGCCCATGATAATGAAATATTCCTATCCGGACCTAAGATGATGATCTCTTTCTTCGAAAAAGAACTGAATTCTTATGTTAAACCTTATCAGCTGAACTTTACTTCATTGGAAGTTAACAATAAACTCATATTACCCAATGACGGCTCCGGCATCCTTTCCGAGTCAATCTTATATCAACCGCAAATCACTCTGAACCATAACCACTCCATCATCACAGTTAATTTCTCGTTATCAAACTATGTATCAGTATTAAGAAATCGGATTTACTATAAACTGGAAGGGTTTGATAAAGAATGGATGAGTGCCGGTTATCGCAAAGGGATCACTTACACAAACCTGAATCCGGGTAAATACAAGCTAATAATAAAAAGCTCTGAAGAATACTCCGGAAGGGAAAGTATTTGTAAGGAGATAGATATTGTGATAAAACCACCTCTCTATAAATCGACATGGGCGTACTGCCTTTATGGCATTATAATAATTATTTCTATATACATAATAGTAAGTTTCTATTCTTCCAAACTAAAATTGAGAGCCTCGCTCGAATATGAGAAGAAAGAAAAAAAGCAGATAGAAGAACTGAACCAGTCAAAACTTCGCTTTTTTACCAATATATCACATGAATTCCGTACTCCGCTTACTCTGATTGTAAGTCAGTTGGAAATGCTAATGGAACGGAATGATATTCAACCGTTGGTATACGGCAAATTAGTAGGCATACATAGAAATACGCTACGTATGAAACGTTTAATTACTGAACTTCTTGATTTTAGAAAACAAGAACAGGGATTCGAGAAGTTTAAATACAGCAAGCAGGATATTTATTCGTTTCTGGATGAAATCTATTTGTCCTTCAAGGAATACGCCAGAGGCAAACAGATTATTTTCGAATACTTTAATAAAGATCGTTCACTGGATGTATGGTTTGATGTAGTGCAACTGGAAAAGGTTATTTATAACTTGTTGTCGAACGCTTTTAAATATACACCTTTGGGAGGTACGGTTTCATTATCGGTACAAGAGTATGAGAACAGCGTTATGATACTTATTTCAGATACGGGAATAGGCATTGCCGAGGAAAATCTGAATAAGATATTCGACCGTTTCTATCAAGTAGACAGTCTGGACAACCAGAAAGGCACAGGTATTGGCCTGGCGCTTGCAAAAAGTATTATCGAAGCGCATAAAGGAAAAATCGGTGCCCGAAGCCGGGAAGGGAAAGGGACGACATTTGTCGTTGAGTTACCTTTGGGAGACAGCCATATTTCGGTTTCACAAAAAGTGGAGACTCCTGATATTGATTCATACTGCATTTCATTACTGAAGATGGATGATGAAAAAATAACGGAAGAGATACCGGAGGATGAAAACTTCGACAGGATGGAAGAACCTTCGAGTAAAATACTGATTGTCGAAGATAACGAAGAATTACGAGAACTGTTAGTACGTTTATTCTCCAAAGTATACTCGGTTTATGAAGCCCAAGACGGTGAAGAAGGTTTTGAAAAAACCAAAGAAGTGCAACCTGATATCGTGCTCAGTGACATCATGATGCCCAAGATGTCTGGAATAGAAATGTGCCGGATGATAAAAAGTAATTTTGAAACTTCGCACATACCTGTAATCCTACTTACAGCACAAACCGCAGAAGAATTCACTATACAAGGGTTAAAAATGGGCGCGGATGACTATATCACTAAACCTTTTAATGTGAAACATTTGTTTATGCGTTGTAATAACCTGGTAAACGGCAGAAAGCTGTTACAGAAAAAATATGCTAAACAAATGGATAACAATGTAGATATTTTGGCAACCAATGGTGCAGACCAGCAATTTATGGAACAATGTGTGATCTGTATTGAACAGAACATCGATAATCCTAATTTTGATGTAAACATGTTCGCGCAGGCTTTAAACATCGGACGTACCAAGTTATTCCTGAAACTAAAAGGAATAACAGGACAGACGCCGAATGATTTTATTTTAAACGTCAGGTTGAAAAAAGCACAAATGCTGCTGATTCAGTCAGATACTAAGACGATTTCGGAAATAGCTTATGAAGTAGGTTTCAACTCTCCAAGTTATTTCATTAAACGATTCAGAGAACTGTTCGGAATAACACCGGCACAATTCCAAAAGGGAGAAGAAAAAAAGGGTTCCGAATAA